In Rosa chinensis cultivar Old Blush chromosome 1, RchiOBHm-V2, whole genome shotgun sequence, a genomic segment contains:
- the LOC112181744 gene encoding protein BPS1, chloroplastic, whose product MSRPQVPHRPFFHFGNPFRMISPKGSQMTPNLSALLNTFEETLAERLRKLNPKDNNDVLSLSWMKLAMESLCGTHNDIKTLIAEIDLPVSAWDEKWIDVYLDISVKLLDICIVFSSEIARLNQGHLFLQFVLHNLNSASSKQFIRARSSVDDWKNHIASKNPRVENCSTILDKLVESLDLPKVKNSAKGKLLMRAMYGVKVLTVSVCSVFAAAFSGSASKLLDLNVAETYMWAQAFNDLQSNVNGEIRNVLSSGRVTVLKELEAVDGIVKHLYPMIQDGVALAEEEAFKNSTSDLERKAQNLSQGLDLLTKEVDGFFQILLTGRDALLSKLRSGGAVSDRMLMGNVEGQVVR is encoded by the coding sequence ATGAGTCGTCCACAGGTCCCGCACCGACCTTTCTTCCATTTTGGAAATCCTTTCCGGATGATTTCGCCAAAGGGTTCTCAAATGACTCCGAACCTTTCTGCACTGCTGAACACTTTTGAGGAAACATTGGCTGAGAGGTTGAGAAAGCTCAACCCAAAAGATAACAATGATGTCCTTAGCTTGTCATGGATGAAATTGGCAATGGAGTCGCTTTGTGGAACTCATAATGACATAAAAACTCTCATAGCTGAGATTGATCTTCCCGTGAGTGCCTGGGATGAGAAGTGGATTGATGTGTACTTGGATATCAGTGTAAAGTTGCTTGATATATGCATTGTCTTCAGCTCTGAGATCGCACGCTTAAACCAGGGGCATTTGTTTCTTCAGTTTGTGTTGCATAATTTGAATTCAGCCTCTTCGAAGCAATTTATTCGTGCCCGTTCTTCAGTTGATGACTGGAAGAATCATATTGCTTCAAAGAACCCCAGGGTTGAGAACTGTAGCACCATTTTGGACAAGCTTGTGGAATCACTGGATCTACCAAAGGTTAAGAACTCAGCAAAAGGGAAACTTTTAATGCGTGCTATGTATGGAGTGAAGGTGTTGACAGTATCTGTTTGTAGTGTCTTTGCCGCTGCCTTTTCTGGTTCTGCAAGCAAGTTGTTAGATTTGAATGTTGCCGAGACATATATGTGGGCACAAGCATTTAATGACTTACAGAGTAATGTAAATGGGGAAATTAGAAATGTACTTTCTAGTGGTAGAGTTACGGTACTGAAAGAGCTGGAAGCAGTTGATGGTATTGTGAAGCACTTGTATCCTATGATCCAAGATGGCGTGGCCCtcgcagaagaagaagcattcAAGAATTCTACTTCAGATTTAGAAAGGAAGGCACAGAATCTTTCTCAAGGACTTGATCTTCTGACCAAGGAAGTGGATGGGTTTTTCCAAATCCTCTTGACTGGACGCGATGCCTTGCTTTCTAAGCTGAGATCAGGTGGAGCAGTCTCTGACCGGATGCTGATGGGAAATGTAGAAGGGCAGGTTGTGAGGTGA
- the LOC112181746 gene encoding probable serine/threonine-protein kinase At1g01540 encodes MSVYDAAFVNSELSKPTSIFGLHLWVVIGILVGSLIVLTLFLLSLCLTARHRHKAHKAHKLAAVPSPVISKEIQEIVHHPNHSQPEVHVEIGKPDHRVVVFSDRASSGESRATLNSETVSFASGNVVGPEVSHLGWGRWYTLRELEAATNGLCEENVIGEGGYGIVYSGILSDGTKVAVKNLLNNRGQAEKEFKVEVEVIGRVRHKNLVRLLGYCVEGAYRMLVYEYVDNGNLDQWLHGNVGEVSPLTWDIRMNIILGTAKGLAYLHEGLEPKVVHRDVKSSNILVDRQWHPKVSDFGLAKLLCSENSYVTTRVMGTFGYVAPEYACTGMLNEKSDVYSFGILIMEIITGRNPVDYGRPKGEVNLVEWLKNMVGDRKAEEVVDPKLPEMPASKALKRALLVALRCVDPDATKRPKMGHVIHMLEADDLLFRDERRPGRDTSRSDPDYRRENHVGMKMGDKDKHLSEGTSDTSEGDSGRNHNQPTRWR; translated from the exons ATGTCAGTGTACGACGCGGCGTTCGTGAACTCGGAGCTCTCGAAACCCACTTCCATCTTCGGCCTCCATCTCTGGGTCGTCATCGGAATCCTCGTCGGTTCTCTGATAGTCCTgaccctcttcctcctctccctCTGCCTCACCGCCCGCCACCGCCACAAGGCGCACAAAGCCCACAAGCTCGCCGCCGTGCCCAGCCCAGTAATCTCTAAAGAAATCCAGGAAATCGTCCACCACCCCAACCACTCCCAGCCGGAAGTCCACGTCGAGATCGGGAAGCCCGACCACCGCGTCGTCGTGTTCTCCGACCGCGCCTCCAGCGGCGAGAGCAGGGCGACCTTGAACAGCGAAACGGTGTCGTTTGCGAGCGGCAACGTGGTGGGTCCCGAGGTTTCGCATCTGGGGTGGGGGAGGTGGTACACTTTGAGAGAGCTGGAGGCTGCGACTAATGGGTTGTGTGAAGAAAATGTGATTGGAGAAGGTGGGTATGGGATTGTGTACAGTGGGATTCTCAGTGATGGGACTAAGGTCGCTGTTAAGAACTTGTTGAATAACAG GGGTCAAGCTGAGAAGGAATTTAAAGTGGAGGTGGAAGTAATTGGGCGTGTGAGACATAAAAATCTTGTGAGGTTGCTCGGATACTGTGTTGAAGGTGCATACAG GATGCTTGTGTATGAGTACGTTGACAATGGCAATCTGGATCAATGGCTTCATGGAAATGTTGGTGAAGTCAGCCCTCTAACATGGGATATTCGAATGAATATTATATTGGGAACTGCAAAAGG GTTGGCCTATCTTCATGAGGGTCTTGAACCAAAGGTTGTTCATCGTGATGTAAAATCTAGCAACATACTAGTTGATCGCCAATGGCATCCCAAGGTGTCTGATTTCGGGCTTGCCAAGCTCTTGTGCTCTGAGAATAGTTATGTGACGACTCGAGTGATGGGAACATTTGG CTATGTTGCACCAGAGTATGCTTGCACTGGAATGTTGAATGAGAAGAGTGATGTATATAGCTTTGGAATACTTATAATGGAAATAATAACCGGGAGAAACCCTGTTGATTATGGTCGGCCAAAAGGAGAG GTGAATCTAGTTGAATGGTTAAAAAACATGGTTGGAGACCGAAAAGCTGAGGAAGTAGTTGATCCTAAGTTGCCTGAGATGCCTGCTTCAAAAGCACTTAAACGTGCTCTGCTGGTTGCTCTTCGATGTGTTGATCCTGATGCCACAAAAAGGCCAAAAATGGGACATGTGATCCACATGCTGGAGGCTGATGACTTGCTATTCCGTGAT GAAAGGCGACCAGGGAGAGATACATCCCGTTCAGATCCTGATTATCGACGGGAGAATCATGTTGGTATGAAGATGGGTGATAAAGATAAACACTTGAGTGAAGGGACTTCTGATACTAGTGAAGGTGATAGTGGTAGGAACCATAATCAACCTACAAGGTGGAGATAA
- the LOC112181796 gene encoding CAAX prenyl protease 1 homolog: MEFPFLEAVIGFMILMYIFETYLDTRQHSALKLPTLPKTLEGVISQEKFEKSRAYSLEKSHFHFVHEFVTILMDSAILFFRVLPWFWKKSGDFVVLAGLNAENEILHTLAFLAGVTMWSQITDLPFSLYSTFVVEARHGFNKQTIWLFFRDMLKGICLMAILGPPIVSAIIVIVQKGGAYLAIYLWGFMFVLSLVMMTIYPILIAPLFNKFTPLPEGLLREKIEKLASSLKFPLKKLFVVDGSTRSSHSNAYMYGFFKNKRIVLYDTLIQQCKNNEEIVAVIAHELGHWKLNHTMYSFIAVQILTLLQFGGYTLVRNSNSLFQSFGFDTQPVIIGLIIFQHTIIPVQHLVSFALNLVSRAFEFQADAFATELGYAASLRAGLVRLQEENLSAMNTDPWYSAYHYSHPPLVERLAAIDEEAKKTD, translated from the exons ATGGAGTTCCCCTTCCTCGAAGCTGTGATTG GTTTCATGATATTAATGTACATCTTTGAGACTTATCTGGATACACGGCAACATTCTGCTCTCAAGCTTCCAACCCTTCCCAAAACTTTGGAAGGAGTAATCAGCCAAGAGAAGTTTGAGAAGTCACGAGCCTACAGTCTTGAAAAGAG TCATTTCCATTTTGTTCATGAGTTTGTGACAATACTGATGGATTCAGCAATTTTGTTCTTTCGGGTTTTGCCTTGGTTTTGGAAG AAATCAGGAGACTTTGTGGTTCTAGCTGGCCTAAATGCCGAAAATGAAATACTGCATACACTTGCATTTTTAGCTGGTGTAACGATGTGGTCACAG ATCACtgatttgccattttctctctaCTCCACATTTGTGGTTGAGGCACGTCATGGTTTCAATAAG CAAACTATATGGTTATTCTTCAGAGACATGTTGAAAGGAATTTGCCTTATGGCTATTCTTGGTCCACCTATTGTGTCTGCAATTATTGTGATTGTGCAG AAAGGAGGTGCTTACTTGGCCATTTATCTTTGGGGATTCATGTTTGTGCTCTCTCTTGTTATGATGACGATCTACCCTATTCTAATAGCTCCACTCTTTAACAAGTTTACCCCT CTTCCAGAGGGTCTGCTCAGGGAGAAAATTGAGAAGCTCGCTTCTTCCCTCAAGTTTCCATTGAAGAAGTTGTTTGTTGTTGATGGATCTACAAGGTCAAGCCATAGCAAT GCCTATATGTATGGATTTTTTAAGAACAAGAGAATTGTCCTCTATGATACATTGATTCAGCAG TGCAAAAATAATGAGGAAATTGTAGCTGTTATTGCTCATGAGCTAGGCCATTGGAAGCTTAATCACACAATGTATTCATTTATTGCGGTGCAG ATCCTTACACTTCTACAGTTTGGGGGATATACTCTAGTAAGAAATTCGAACAGTCTGTTTCAAAGTTTTGGGTTTGACACCCAGCCAGTCATCATTGGACTCATCATATTTCAG CACACCATAATACCTGTCCAGCACCTGGTTAGCTTTGCTCTTAACCTTGTGAGCCGAGCTTTTGAATTTCAG GCTGATGCTTTTGCTACGGAGCTTGGTTATGCCGCTTCACTTCGAGCTGGTCTTGTTCGGCTGCAG GAAGAGAATTTGTCTGCTATGAACACTGATCCTTGGTACTCGGCGTATCACTATTCTCACCCCCCGCTTGTTGAAAGGTTAGCTGCAATTGATGAAGAGGCCAAGAAAACAGACTGA
- the LOC112177422 gene encoding CAAX prenyl protease 1 homolog isoform X2: MAFPFLEAVIGFMILMYNFETYLDFRQHAALKLPTLPKTLEGVISQEKFEKSRAYCLERSNFHFVHDFVTLLMDSGILFYRILPWFWKKSGDFVVLAGLNAQNEILHTLAFLAGMMIWEQITDLPFSLYSTFVIEARHGFNNKGGAYLVIYLWAFMLVLSLVMMTIYPILIAPLFNKFTPLPEGQLREKIEKLASSLEFPLKKLFVVDGSIRSSHSNAYMYGFFKNKRIVLYDTLIQQCTNDEEIVAVLAHELGHWKLNHSVYLFISTQIRMLLHFGGYALLRNSSSLFLSFGFDTQPVIIGLIIFQHTITPIQHLVHFARNLVSRAFEFQADAFAKKLGYASSLRASLVRLQEENLSAMNTDPWYSAYHYSHPPLVERLAAIGETDKKAD; this comes from the exons ATGGCGTTCCCATTCTTGGAAGCTGTTATCG gttttatGATATTGATGTACAACTTTGAAACTTATTTGGATTTCCGCCAACATGCTGCTCTGAAACTTCCAACACTTCCTAAAACTTTGGAAGGAGTAATCAGCCAAGAAAAGTTTGAGAAGTCGAGAGCCTACTGTCTTGAAAGAAG CAACTTCCATTTTGTTCATGATTTTGTGACCTTACTTATGGACTCAGGAATTTTGTTCTATCGGATTTTGCCTTGGTTTTGGAAG AAATCAGGAGACTTTGTAGTCTTAGCTGGCCTCAATGCCCAAAATGAAATACTACATACCCTTGCGTTTTTAGCTGGTATGATGATTTGGGAACAG ATCACAGACTTACCATTCTCTCTATACTCCACATTTGTCATCGAGGCTCGTCATGGTTTCAATAAC AAAGGAGGTGCTTACTTGGTCATTTATCTTTGGGCGTTCATGCTTGTCCTCTCTCTTGTGATGATGACGATCTACCCTATTCTAATAGCCCCACTTTTTAACAAGTTCACCCCT CTTCCTGAGGGTCAGCTGAGGGAGAAAATTGAGAAGCTCGCTTCTTCCCTCGAGTTTCCATTGAAGAAGTTGTTTGTTGTTGATGGATCTATAAGGTCAAGTCACAGCAAT GCCTATATGTATGGATTTTTTAAGAACAAGAGGATTGTCCTTTATGATACACTGATCCAGCAG TGTACAAATGATGAGGAAATTGTAGCTGTTCTAGCTCATGAGCTAGGCCATTGGAAGCTTAATCACAGTGTGTACTTATTTATTTCTACGCAG ATCCGTATGCTTTTACACTTCGGGGGATATGCTCTCCTGAGAAACTCCAGCAGTCTGTTTCTAAGTTTTGGGTTTGATACTCAACCAGTAATCATTGGTCTCATCATATTTCAG CATACCATAACACCTATCCAGCACCTAGTACACTTTGCTCGCAACCTTGTGAGCCGAGCTTTTGAATTTCAG GCTGATGCTTTTGCTAAGAAACTTGGTTATGCCTCTTCGCTTCGAGCTAGTCTTGTTAGACTACAG GAAGAGAATTTGTCAGCTATGAATACTGATCCCTGGTACTCGGCATATCACTATTCTCATCCCCCTCTAGTCGAAAGGTTGGCTGCAATTGGTGAAACAGACAAGAAAGCAGACTGA
- the LOC112177422 gene encoding CAAX prenyl protease 1 homolog isoform X3, protein MAFPFLEAVIGFMILMYNFETYLDFRQHAALKLPTLPKTLEGVISQEKFEKSRAYCLERSNFHFVHDFVTLLMDSGILFYRILPWFWKKSGDFVVLAGLNAQNEILHTLAFLAGMMIWEQKGGAYLVIYLWAFMLVLSLVMMTIYPILIAPLFNKFTPLPEGQLREKIEKLASSLEFPLKKLFVVDGSIRSSHSNAYMYGFFKNKRIVLYDTLIQQCTNDEEIVAVLAHELGHWKLNHSVYLFISTQIRMLLHFGGYALLRNSSSLFLSFGFDTQPVIIGLIIFQHTITPIQHLVHFARNLVSRAFEFQADAFAKKLGYASSLRASLVRLQEENLSAMNTDPWYSAYHYSHPPLVERLAAIGETDKKAD, encoded by the exons ATGGCGTTCCCATTCTTGGAAGCTGTTATCG gttttatGATATTGATGTACAACTTTGAAACTTATTTGGATTTCCGCCAACATGCTGCTCTGAAACTTCCAACACTTCCTAAAACTTTGGAAGGAGTAATCAGCCAAGAAAAGTTTGAGAAGTCGAGAGCCTACTGTCTTGAAAGAAG CAACTTCCATTTTGTTCATGATTTTGTGACCTTACTTATGGACTCAGGAATTTTGTTCTATCGGATTTTGCCTTGGTTTTGGAAG AAATCAGGAGACTTTGTAGTCTTAGCTGGCCTCAATGCCCAAAATGAAATACTACATACCCTTGCGTTTTTAGCTGGTATGATGATTTGGGAACAG AAAGGAGGTGCTTACTTGGTCATTTATCTTTGGGCGTTCATGCTTGTCCTCTCTCTTGTGATGATGACGATCTACCCTATTCTAATAGCCCCACTTTTTAACAAGTTCACCCCT CTTCCTGAGGGTCAGCTGAGGGAGAAAATTGAGAAGCTCGCTTCTTCCCTCGAGTTTCCATTGAAGAAGTTGTTTGTTGTTGATGGATCTATAAGGTCAAGTCACAGCAAT GCCTATATGTATGGATTTTTTAAGAACAAGAGGATTGTCCTTTATGATACACTGATCCAGCAG TGTACAAATGATGAGGAAATTGTAGCTGTTCTAGCTCATGAGCTAGGCCATTGGAAGCTTAATCACAGTGTGTACTTATTTATTTCTACGCAG ATCCGTATGCTTTTACACTTCGGGGGATATGCTCTCCTGAGAAACTCCAGCAGTCTGTTTCTAAGTTTTGGGTTTGATACTCAACCAGTAATCATTGGTCTCATCATATTTCAG CATACCATAACACCTATCCAGCACCTAGTACACTTTGCTCGCAACCTTGTGAGCCGAGCTTTTGAATTTCAG GCTGATGCTTTTGCTAAGAAACTTGGTTATGCCTCTTCGCTTCGAGCTAGTCTTGTTAGACTACAG GAAGAGAATTTGTCAGCTATGAATACTGATCCCTGGTACTCGGCATATCACTATTCTCATCCCCCTCTAGTCGAAAGGTTGGCTGCAATTGGTGAAACAGACAAGAAAGCAGACTGA
- the LOC112177422 gene encoding CAAX prenyl protease 1 homolog isoform X1 translates to MAFPFLEAVIGFMILMYNFETYLDFRQHAALKLPTLPKTLEGVISQEKFEKSRAYCLERSNFHFVHDFVTLLMDSGILFYRILPWFWKKSGDFVVLAGLNAQNEILHTLAFLAGMMIWEQITDLPFSLYSTFVIEARHGFNNQTIWLFLKDMLKEICLSVIIAPPIVSAIIVIVEKGGAYLVIYLWAFMLVLSLVMMTIYPILIAPLFNKFTPLPEGQLREKIEKLASSLEFPLKKLFVVDGSIRSSHSNAYMYGFFKNKRIVLYDTLIQQCTNDEEIVAVLAHELGHWKLNHSVYLFISTQIRMLLHFGGYALLRNSSSLFLSFGFDTQPVIIGLIIFQHTITPIQHLVHFARNLVSRAFEFQADAFAKKLGYASSLRASLVRLQEENLSAMNTDPWYSAYHYSHPPLVERLAAIGETDKKAD, encoded by the exons ATGGCGTTCCCATTCTTGGAAGCTGTTATCG gttttatGATATTGATGTACAACTTTGAAACTTATTTGGATTTCCGCCAACATGCTGCTCTGAAACTTCCAACACTTCCTAAAACTTTGGAAGGAGTAATCAGCCAAGAAAAGTTTGAGAAGTCGAGAGCCTACTGTCTTGAAAGAAG CAACTTCCATTTTGTTCATGATTTTGTGACCTTACTTATGGACTCAGGAATTTTGTTCTATCGGATTTTGCCTTGGTTTTGGAAG AAATCAGGAGACTTTGTAGTCTTAGCTGGCCTCAATGCCCAAAATGAAATACTACATACCCTTGCGTTTTTAGCTGGTATGATGATTTGGGAACAG ATCACAGACTTACCATTCTCTCTATACTCCACATTTGTCATCGAGGCTCGTCATGGTTTCAATAAC CAAACAATATGGTTGTTCTTGAAAGACATGTTAAAAGAAATTTGTCTTTCTGTTATTATTGCCCCACCTATTGTGTCTGCAATCATTGTAATTGTAGAG AAAGGAGGTGCTTACTTGGTCATTTATCTTTGGGCGTTCATGCTTGTCCTCTCTCTTGTGATGATGACGATCTACCCTATTCTAATAGCCCCACTTTTTAACAAGTTCACCCCT CTTCCTGAGGGTCAGCTGAGGGAGAAAATTGAGAAGCTCGCTTCTTCCCTCGAGTTTCCATTGAAGAAGTTGTTTGTTGTTGATGGATCTATAAGGTCAAGTCACAGCAAT GCCTATATGTATGGATTTTTTAAGAACAAGAGGATTGTCCTTTATGATACACTGATCCAGCAG TGTACAAATGATGAGGAAATTGTAGCTGTTCTAGCTCATGAGCTAGGCCATTGGAAGCTTAATCACAGTGTGTACTTATTTATTTCTACGCAG ATCCGTATGCTTTTACACTTCGGGGGATATGCTCTCCTGAGAAACTCCAGCAGTCTGTTTCTAAGTTTTGGGTTTGATACTCAACCAGTAATCATTGGTCTCATCATATTTCAG CATACCATAACACCTATCCAGCACCTAGTACACTTTGCTCGCAACCTTGTGAGCCGAGCTTTTGAATTTCAG GCTGATGCTTTTGCTAAGAAACTTGGTTATGCCTCTTCGCTTCGAGCTAGTCTTGTTAGACTACAG GAAGAGAATTTGTCAGCTATGAATACTGATCCCTGGTACTCGGCATATCACTATTCTCATCCCCCTCTAGTCGAAAGGTTGGCTGCAATTGGTGAAACAGACAAGAAAGCAGACTGA